One region of Vitis vinifera cultivar Pinot Noir 40024 chromosome 1, ASM3070453v1 genomic DNA includes:
- the LOC104880278 gene encoding uncharacterized protein LOC104880278 — protein sequence MRLNPNPTPKPTHPSLVALCNPDLQPSPHPKAIISSFSSSIALLPGLQSWKEAPLSFSIVDLIEDILMENPSHHSNSSSSSSSSEDEDTKLEVTRVLKRRLVVLLLKLLSDSSINKERVSTSSFTGSLFIQELLNGSSSTCYELMRMEKHGFISLCHMFREKGWFVDSKHLNVEEKMAMFLMTISHNLRNRLIKNRFQHSSQTIHKYFHEVLVAMVNFSKEMITPPSFNDSSNGISNRRLRQIFKDAIGAIDGTLIHACIPTNQQVPYRGRGRGECFQNVMAVCDFDMIFRFVVVGWEGTAHDSRVLTETIRNPQHNFPMPPSEKYYLVDAAYTHTRGFMAPYRNVRYWLSDFRSGGKAVGKEEIFNQCHARLRNVIERAFGVVKARFPILKRMAPYSFTTQTKIVMTCFSIHNFLRQISVADRLFSEYDNEVELESDNANQNQNSTTSSFFAASDQEFMQQFRNQIANELFQVFS from the exons ATGCGATTGAACCCGAACCCGACGCCCAAACCTACCCACCCATCCCTTGTAGCTCTCTGCAACCCCGATCTTCAACCCTCACCTCATCCCAAAGCaataatttcttcattctcctcctccatcgctCTCCTTCCGGGACTACAGAGTTGGAAAGAAGCTCCTCTTTCATTCAGCATCGTTGATCTGATTGAAG atattCTTATGGAGAATCCTTCACATCACTCAAATAGTTCAAGTTCATCATCAtcaagtgaagatgaagataCAAAGTTAGAAGTGACAAGAGTTTTAAAAAGAAGATTGGTTGTGTTGTTGCTCAAATTATTGAGTGACTCATCCATTAATAAGGAACGAGTCTCTACTTCATCATTTACAGGTTCACTTTTCATTCAAGAGCTTTTAAATGGTTCATCTAGCACATGTTATGAACTAATGCGGATGGAAAAACATGGATTTATTTCTCTATGTCACATGTTTCGAGAAAAAGGATGGTTTGTTGACAGTAAACATTTGAATGTTGAAGAGAAAATGGCCATGTTTCTTATGACTATTAGTCATAATCTTCGGAATCGATTGATTAAGAATAGATTCCAACACTCAAGTCAAACAATTCATAAATACTTCCATGAGGTTTTAGTGGCCATGGTGAATTTCTCAAAAGAGATGATTACTCCTCCATCATTCAATGATAGTTCAAATGGTATCTCCAATCGTCGGCTAAGACAAATTTTTAAg GATGCTATTGGTGCAATTGATGGAACTCTTATCCATGCATGTATTCCCACTAATCAACAAGTACCTTATCGAGGTCGTGGGAGAGGAGAGTGTTTTCAAAATGTTATGGCAGTTTGTGATTTTGACATGATATTTAGGTTTGTTGTTGTTGGATGGGAAGGAACAGCTCATGATTCAAGAGTCTTGACAGAAACTATTCGTAACCCGCAACATAATTTTCCAATGCCCCCATCAg aaaaatattatttagtagATGCAGCATACACACACACTCGAGGTTTTATGGCACCATATCGTAATGTGCGCTATTGGTTGAGTGATTTTCGTAGTGGTGGTAAAGCTGTAGGAAAAGAGGAGATATTCAACCAATGTCATGCAAGATTAAGAAATGTCATTGAACGTGCTTTTGGTGTTGTTAAGGCGCGTTTTCCAATCTTGAAGAGAATGGCACCTTATTCGTTTACTACTCAAACAAAAATTGTCATGACATGCTTCTCCATTCACAATTTTCTTCGACAAATCTCAGTTGCGGATAGATTATTTTCTGAATATGACAATGAAGTGGAATTGGAAAGTGACAATgccaatcaaaatcaaaactcaactacAAGCAGTTTTTTTGCAGCATCTGATCAAGAATTCATGCAACAGTTCCGAAACCAAATCGCAAATGAACTCTTTCAAGTGTTTAGTTAA
- the LOC104880280 gene encoding L10-interacting MYB domain-containing protein, producing MSQNIEISRANWTDPIQRKHFIDLCLQEANKGFRSGGGLKSSAWPRIAEELEKLLGKRYTSKQLKNGWDYMKRQYLIWSKMMTMTGHGYNSVTKTFDWPAEKWEEYLQKYPEAKQFRFKPLANVEELEALFEGVLATGSKNWSSGGVMASGAEESSTHSTSMPSETSISLEEDEDLPRNTNDEAEGSKKKQKKGKKEQTQEEMNRIVNVLENFEGPTVKECMKILKRLLTYEDPLYYVAINAFCKKKEYREVWMEMESDEERMGWIQSLRK from the exons ATGAGTCAAAATATTGAGATTAGTAGGGCAAATTGGACTGACCCCATCCAAAGAAAGCACTTTATTGATCTTTGTCTTCAAGAGGCAAACAAAGGCTTTAGATCAGGTGGAGGTTTAAAGTCTAGTGCTTGGCCTCGAATTGCTGAAGAGTTGGAGAAGTTACTTGGAAAACGTTATACTTCAAAACAACTTAAGAATGGGTGGGATTACATGAAAAGACAATATCTCATTTGGAGTAAAATGATGACTATGACAGGACATGGTTACAACTCTGTAACCAAAACTTTTGATTGGCCAGCTGAAAAATGGGAAGAATATCTACAG aaatatcCAGAAGCTAAACAATTCCGTTTTAAACCATTAGCAAATGTGGAAGAATTAGAGGCATTGTTTGAAGGAGTGTTAGCTACTGGGTCTAAAAATTGGAGCTCTGGGGGAGTGATGGCTTCTGGGGCTGAGGAATCATCAACACATTCTACATCTATGCCTAGCGAAACTTCAATTAGTTTAGAAGAAGATGAGGATTTGCCAAGAAATACTAATGATGAAGCAGAAGGTTCtaagaaaaaacagaagaaaggaaagaaagagcaAACTCAAGAAGAAATGAATAGAATAGTGAATGTGTTGGAGAATTTTGAAGGACCCACAGTCAAAGAATGCATGAAGATTTTGAAGAGGCTTTTGACTTATGAGGATCCATTATACTATGTAGCAATTAATGCATTCTGCAAGAAGAAAGAGTACAGAGAGGTGTGGATGGAGATGGAAAGTGATGAAGAGCGAATGGGATGGATTCAAAGCTTgcgaaaataa
- the LOC100249348 gene encoding nuclear transcription factor Y subunit B-4 — translation MADKQDLLLPIANVGRIMKQILPPGAKVSKEAKETVQECVSEFVKFVTGEASAKCRKEDRQTVTVDDICWALSALGLDDYAGATVRYLHKYREFERERVNQKVQNEVHSTRAKSGASNYKCIQAGKQTETPTPLLLFKVTDQNGSSSLTKLS, via the coding sequence ATGGCTGATAAGCAGGATCTCTTGCTGCCTATTGCCAACGTGGGTCGGATCATGAAGCAAATCCTACCACCGGGGGCCAAGGTTTCCAAAGAAGCCAAAGAAACAGTGCAAGAATGTGTATCTGAATTTGTAAAGTTCGTTACTGGTGAAGCATCTGCCAAGTGTAGAAAGGAGGACCGACAGACGGTGACTGTAGATGACATTTGTTGGGCACTGAGTGCTCTGGGACTTGATGACTATGCTGGGGCTACGGTTAGGTATTTACACAAATACAGGGAGTTTGAAAGAGAAAGAGTCAATCAAAAGGTCCAAAACGAAGTCCACAGCACTCGAGCCAAATCTGGAGCATCAAACTATAAATGTATCCAAGCAGGGAAACAGACCGAAACCCCCACTCCGCTATTATTGTTCAAAGTTACTGATCAAAATGGTAGTAGCTCTCTTACAAAGCTATCTTGA